A single Montipora foliosa isolate CH-2021 unplaced genomic scaffold, ASM3666993v2 scaffold_416, whole genome shotgun sequence DNA region contains:
- the LOC137988365 gene encoding histamine H2 receptor-like, translating into MNSNITSNDGTAASKCTIGGVGKSHSGAYAFVVFIIALVIVCWPLTTVLNLFVVLSVKRKRRLQTVSNIVLGCLAVTDVIMGAIGMPLFILQGIVTLLGEDLDAFCLINRQSLFVISILGRATFLHLFLMNVERYIAIKHSFKHISMITKSRVVGSAGIAWIVALGLNFPLIITDDSEVFITATTILYSVFLVVMIYCQVVVFCECRRQEKLIAGQQVNVEAREKFLKERKAFKLTTTVLVAILISYLPIFVSRILQTLFSLSGTAWIAVSYALWFSMTVNSLINPIIYCARTRQFRVAFIEILLRKQNAEAVELEVRVFGSK; encoded by the coding sequence ATGAATTCAAACATAACTTCCAACGACGGGACTGCGGCATCCAAATGTACCATCGGGGGAGTTGGTAAATCACACTCAGGAGCATATGCTTTTGTTGTGTTTATCATTGCCCTGGTCATTGTCTGTTGGCCTCTTACAACTGTTCTGAACTTGTTCGTCGTGCTCTCTGTCAAGAGGAAGCGGCGTCTCCAAACCGTCTCAAACATCGTTCTTGGTTGCTTGGCTGTGACAGATGTTATTATGGGGGCAATAGGAATGCCTCTTTTCATTTTGCAGGGAATCGTGACTCTTCTAGGGGAAGACCTTGACGCTTTTTGCCTTATAAATAGGCAATCCCTATTCGTAATTTCAATACTAGGTCGTGCAACATTCCTTCATTTATTTCTGATGAACGTGGAAAGATACATTGCTATTAAACACTCATTTAAACATATAAGCATGATCACCAAATCTCGCGTTGTCGGATCAGCTGGTATTGCATGGATCGTCGCGTTGGGTTTGAATTTCCCTCTGATCATCACAGATGACAGCGAAGTTTTTATCACTGCCACCACCATTTTGTATTCAGTGTTTTTAGTCGTGATGATTTACTGCCAAGTCGTGGTGTTCTGTGAATGCCGTCGCCAGGAAAAGCTAATCGCTGGCCAACAAGTCAATGTGGAAGCCAGGGAGAAGTTCTTGAAGGAGAGAAAAGCTTTTAAACTAACCACGACTGTGCTTGTTGCGATTTTAATTTCCTATTTGCCAATATTTGTAAGTAGAATTCTTCAAACGTTGTTCTCTTTGTCTGGAACTGCCTGGATTGCCGTTTCCTATGCTTTATGGTTTTCAATGACCGTCAACTCGTTAATTAACCCGATTATTTACTGCGCCAGAACGAGGCAGTTCCGAGTTGCGTTTATTGAAATATTGTTAAGGAAACAAAATGCGGAAGCTGTGGAACTGGAAGTTCGAGTGTTTGGTTCAAAATGA